A single genomic interval of Maniola jurtina chromosome 23, ilManJurt1.1, whole genome shotgun sequence harbors:
- the LOC123877308 gene encoding uncharacterized protein LOC123877308 yields the protein MVFIDLEKAYDRVPREVLWWAMKVKRLPEKYVRLVKAMYRRASTRVRSEAGVTDKFNVEVGLHQGSALSPHLFVLVMDSLTSNIQEQAPWCMLFADDIVLVGEDAADVQSRLRRWQEKLESVGLRISRTKTEHLFCDFGGPSSFSDISLDGVTLPVCSNFRYLGSLFQSDGSIDRDVNNRMNAGWMKWRQVSGVICDPKMPLKLKGKIYKTVVRPVTLYGSECWAVKGKDERRVHATEMRMLRWMCAVTRMDMIRNEYIRGSLKVAPVVEKMRSNRLAWYGHVMRREESHITRRMLNMHVDGEKRRGRPKKRWMDCVKEDMRIKGNILYLVALSTARNTIKINILYLSSPINSSKHHQNRKTLEDHLCRIAIESLSQPHTQSNILYLSSPINSSKHHQNRKTLEDHLCRIAIESLSQPHTQSNILYLSSPINSLKQHQNRKTLEDHLCRIAIESLSQPHTQSNILYLSSPINSSKHHQNRKTLEDHLCRIAIESLSQPHTQNLKWQREAKFLSLYRWPLGQTCFGVKTAYQQEQCGVTSKAPARWTDDLKNVDEVGGEQCVVTFPPPKVSGEGKKGRKVKEGSAEEANRLVDRLT from the exons ATGGTATTTATCGACCTTGAAAAGGCATATGACAGAGTTCCTCGCGAAGTTTTGTGGTGGGCTATGAAAGTGAAGAGATTGCCTGAGAAGTATGTGAGGCTTGTGAAAGCGATGTATAGACGAGCGAGTACAAGGGTCAGATCAGAAGCTGGCGTTACGGACAAGTTCAATGTGGAAGTAGGCTTGCATCAGGGATCGGCTTTAAGTCCTCATTTGTTTGTCCTGGTAATGGATTCTCTGACGTCAAACATACAGGAACAAGCGCCCTGGTGCATGCTGTTTGCCGACGACATTGTGCTTGTCGGAGAAGATGCGGCCGACGTCCAGAGCAGACTGCGTAGATGGCAAGAGAAATTGGAGAGTGTTGGCCTGAGGATCAGCCGAACGAAGACAGAACATCTGTTCTGTGACTTCGGTGGCCCCTCCAGTTTCTCTGATATCTCTTTGGATGGCGTAACTCTACCTGTCTGCTCCAATTTCCGGTACCTCGGTTCGCTCTTCCAAAGTGACGGTAGCATTGATCGAGACGTGAACAATAGAATGAATGCGGGATGGATGAAATGGCGACAGGTCTCAGGTGTTATATGCGACCCGAAAATGCCCCTTAAACTTAAGgggaaaatttacaaaactgtCGTTAGACCTGTCACATTGTATGGTTCAGAATGTTGGGCGGTAAAAGGGAAGGATGAAAGACGAGTACATGCGACCGAAATGCGAATGTTGAGATGGATGTGTGCTGTGACAAGAATGGATATGATAAGGAATGAATATATAAGGGGAAGTTTAAAAGTAGCACCAGTGGTAGAAAAAATGAGGAgtaataggctggcatggtatgggcatgtaatgcggagggaagagagtcatatcactagaagaatgttaaatatgcatgtggatggagaaaagagaagaggacgaccaaagaaaaggtggatggattgcgtgaaagaggatatgcgtataaaaggg AACATCCTGTATCTAGTAGCCCTATCAACAGCTCGAAACACCATCAAAATC AACATTCTGTATCTAAGTAGCCCTATCAACAGCTCGAAACACCATCAAAATCGTAAGACACTAGAAGATCATCTGTGTCGGATCGCCATAGAATCGCTGTCGCAACCTCACACGCAGTCA AACATTCTGTATCTAAGTAGCCCTATCAACAGCTCGAAACACCATCAAAATCGTAAGACACTAGAAGATCATCTGTGTCGGATCGCCATAGAATCGCTGTCGCAACCTCACACGCAGTCA AACATTCTGTATCTAAGTAGCCCTATCAACAGCTTGAAACAGCATCAAAATCGTAAGACACTAGAAGATCATCTGTGTCGGATCGCCATAGAATCGCTGTCGCAACCTCACACGCAGTCA AACATTCTGTATCTAAGTAGCCCTATCAACAGCTCGAAACACCATCAAAATCGTAAGACACTAGAAGATCATCTGTGTCGGATCGCCATAGAATCGCTGTCGCAACCTCACACGCA AAACCTGAAGTGGCAGAGGGAAGCTAAATTTCTCTCGCTGTAtcgatggccgctggggcagacgtgttttgGAGTGAAGACCGCGTACCAGCAAGAGCAGTGTGGGGTGACCTCCAAggctccagcccgctggactgacgaccttaagaatgTGGATGAGGTTGGTGGAGAACAGTGTGTAGTGACGTTTCCCCCCCCGAAGGTCTCAGGGGAAGGGAAGAAAGGAAGGAAGGTGAAGGAAGGTTCAGCAGAGGAGGCAAACAGGCTGGTTGATCGATTGACATAG